DNA from Leucobacter aridicollis:
CACCTGCAAGATGTCACGTCTGGTCGCGTCCGCGATCACTCCGAAAATGTCTGGCATAGACACCAGGGTATCCCGACCAGTGTGTAGCATGACAACATTGACCCCCACCGTTCGCTGAAAGAAGGAGAAGTGAGCTCAAGCGCACTGACGAACAGGGCTCCCTTTCAGGGAAATAGGCCGTCGTGGTTCCATGCGCTCGTGCACACCACCCCCGCCCGGTTCGCGATCCTCGTCTTCACGAGCCTCGTAGCTATCTGGACGGCGCTGCTCGCACTCCCGATCTCGAGCGCATCCGGCGAACTCACGCCGCTCGCCGATGCGCTATTTACCGCGGTCTCCGCGATCTGCGTCACCGGTCTCTCAACCATCGACATGGCGACGCACTGGTCGCTCTTCGGGGAGATCGTGATCCTGCTCGGCATCCAGATCGGCGGCGTCGGCGTGCTGACGATCGCGAGCCTGCTCGGCCTGACCGTCACCCGAAGGCTCGGGCTCAGGCAGCGGCTGCTCGTCGCGAGCGACACGAACCCGAACCGGACGGCGCGTGGCGCCTCCGAGAGCCAGGCCGTCGGCCTCGGCGACATCGGCGGCCTGCTGTCGGCTGTGGCGATCAGCCTCCTGGTCATTGAGGCGGGTCTTACCCTGCTCATTACGCCGAGGCTCATGGCCGAGGGCATGGACTTCTGGCACGCACTGTGGAACGGGTTCTACCTCGCAGCGTCGGCCTTCACGAACACGGGGTTTGTGCCGCTCGCCGGCGGGCTCGAACCCTATCTCGGCGACTACTACCTGCTCACCGTGCTCGCCCTCGGCGTCTTCCTCGGCAGCATCGGCTTCCCGGTGATCTTCGCGCTCTACAGATACGTGATCAAGGGCTCCGAAAAGCGTCGCCACATCGGGCTGCACGCAAAGCTCACGCTCGCGACGACGCTCGTCTTCGTCGTGCTCGGCTGGCTCCTCATCACCTCCCTCGAGTGGAACAACCCGGCAACGCTCGGAGCCGAGCCCGTCGGCCGCACCCTGTACGACGCGTGGTACATGTCGATCATGACGCGCTCCGGCGGCCTCGGGATCATCGACCCCATGGAGATGAACGGCTCGACCAGGCTCGTCATCGACATGCTCATGTTCGTTGGCGGCGGGTCTGCCTCCACGGCCGGCGGCATCAAGGTCACCACAATCGCCGTGCTCTTCCTCGCCGCCTATGCGGAGGCGCGCGGCTACCAAGACATGCAGGCGTTCGGCCGGAGGATCCCGACCGAGGTGCTCCGCGTCGCCGTCTCCGTCCTCATCTGGGGCGCGACAATCGTGCTCATCTCGACGACGGCCATCATGCACATCGCTGGTACAACACTCGATGAGACCCTGTTTGAGGTGATCTCAGCCTTCGGCACGTGCGGGCTGAGCACCGGCCTGTCGGAGGCGCTGCCCGACGCCGGTAAATACGTTCTCGCGGCGACGATGTGGGCGGGCCGTGTCGGCACCGTCACCCTCGCCGCCGCCGTCGCCGCGACAAGCAGGTCGCGGCTGTTCAGGTTCCCGGAGGAAAGGCCGATCGTTGGTTGATATTCGAAGTGATGCGCCCGTCATCGTGATCGGGCTTGGGCGCTTTGGCGCCTCGACTGCCGGTCAGCTCGACCGGCAGGACCGCGAGGTCCTCGTCGTCGACAGCAACGCCGAGCTCGTGCAGAAGTGGTCCGACCGAGTCACGCACGCGGTGCAGGCCGACGCCCGCTCCATGGAGGCCCTGCAGCAGATCGGCGCGGACGAGTTTCAGATCGCCGTGGTCGCGACGGGCGCGTCGATCGAGTCGAGCGTGCTCATCGCCGCGAACCTCGTTGACCTCGGGGTGCCCCAGATCTGGGCGAAGGCGATCTCGCACTCCCACGGCAAGATTCTCGAGCGGATCGGCGTGAACCATGTCATCTACCCGGAGCGCGAGGCGGGCGAGCGCGTCGCGCACCTGCTCTCGGGCGCGATGCTCGACTTCATCCAGTTCGACGACAACTACGTCATCGCGAAGATGTACCCGCCCCGGTCGGTCCGCGGCCGCACGCTGCGGGAGAGCGGCGTGCGCACGCGCTATCGGGTGACTGTCGTCGGCGTGAAGACGCCCGGTGAACCGTTCACGCACGCGACGCAGGACACCATGATCTCGCGACACGATCTCATCATCGTGTCGGGAACGGCCGCCGACGTCGAGCGCTTCGCCACAATCGGCTAGCCCGGCCGCCCGCCGCGGCCGCACGGAATGGGATCTGCAGAAGATCTGCCACAGCCGACCAAATCGGCCTGATCTTGTGCGGATCCCATACGCAACTCCCTGGGAGCGGACGCCGCCCCGCGTGCGGGCTATTCGCCCCGCTGCAGTTCCTCCGAGCGGCGAACGTTTGCGGCGAGCGCCCGGTCGAACAGCTCCCCCCAGTTCGCGTCCTGCAGCACGAGCACGGCCTGCTCGGTCGTTCCCTTTGGGCTCGTCACGTTGCGGCGCAGCTGCGCAGGCTCCTCGCCGCTCTGGACGAGCAGCTCCGCGGAACCGGAGACTGTCCCGTTCACGAGCACACGCGCCTGCTCAGGCGTGAAGCCGCGCCGGAGTGCGGCGGCGGTCATCTCCTCGACGTACAGGAACAGGTAGGCGGGCCCGGACCCCGAGACCGCTGCGACGTCGTTGATCTGGTCCTCACGCACGACGATGACGTCTCCGACGGTTTCGAACAGCTGGCGCACCGTCTCGACCGCCTCAGCCGATGCAGACGTGCCACCCGCGACGCCCGTCACGCCCCTCCCGAGGTGTGATGGGGTGTTCGGCATCGCCCGCACGACCTGCGCTCCGGGGAGCTCGGCCTCGATCTGCTCGCATGAGACGCCTGCCGCGACGCTCACCACGATCGTTCCGGGGGCGATCTCGGCGGCGATCTCCTTCGCGACTCCCGCGATCATCCACGGCTTTACCGCGAGCATGACAAGCTCCGCGTCACGCACGGCGGTCTGGTTCGCGGCCGGGTCGGTCTCGGCCGCGTAGGCGACAACGTCGGAGGCACCGTCGAACTCGGCTGCGCTCGCCGCGGAGTTCGTAGTGACGGTGATCGGAAGCGCGATCCTCACGTCTGGGCTGCGGAGGCCCGCGAGGATCGCGCCTCCCATCGAGCCGACTCCGATCATTGCGGTGCGGGGAAGCGTTGCGGTCTCTGGCTGCGTCGTCATACGTCCAGTCTGCCCGACAACGGGCTCCGGTTGTGCAGCGAGTCTCCAGGAACCACACGCATCTCGATCTCACTGGCCGCTGAAAGCCAGCGCACGAGCACCTGAACATCACGCTCAACGTTCCCGGGGCATGCCGCGCGACTCCTGGCAAAGCATGTGGCTCCGCATACACTTGAGGCCGAGGGCATGAAACCCAGGAGGCACAATGAGCAGTGAAGGTGGCAAGCGCGCGATCATCGCGGCGCTCCTTGCAAATGTTGGCATCGCCATTACGAAGTTCATCGCGTGGGCGCTTTCGGGCTCATCGGCGATGCTCGCGGAGGGCGTGCACTCGCTCGCTGATTCCGGCAACCAGCTGCTCCTACTCATCGGCGGCCGCAAGGCGAAGCGCGCGCCCGACCGCGAGCACCCGTTCGGGTACGGCCGCGAGCGCTACGTGTACGCCTTCATCGTCGCGGTGGTGCTGTTCTCCGTCGGTGGTCTCTTCTCGATCTGGGAGGGCATCTCGAAGATCAGGGATCCGCACACCCTCGAAATGTGGTGGCTGCCCCTCGCCGTGCTCGCGATCGCAATCGTGCTTGAGAGCCTCTCGCTGCGCACCGCGATCAAGGAGAGCAAGCCGCTGAAGGGCAAGTCGACCTGGCTCTCGTTCATTCGCCGCTCGAAGTCGCCAGAGCTTCCGGTGATCCTGCTCGAGGACTTCGCGGCCCTCACCGGCCTGACGTTCGCCTTCATCGGCGTCGGCCTGACTGTCATCACGGGGAACACCTTCTTCGACGCTGCAGCCACGATCCTCATCGGTCTGCTGCTCATCGCGGTGGCCGTCATCATTGGCCTCGAAACCAAGAGCCTGCTCGTCGGTGAGGGAGCCACCGAGGAAGATGTGAAGAAGATCCAGTTCGCCCTCGCGGATGCGAAGGAAATCGACCGGATCATCCACATGAAGACCCTGTACCTCGGCCCCGACGAGATCATGGTCGCCGCGAAGGTCTCGCTGCCAGCCACGACCACCATGTCCGAGGTTTCCGTGATCATCAACATGGCCGAGCGCCGCGTGCGCGAGGCGGTCCCGGCGGCGCGCGTGATCTACATCGAACCCGACGTGTGGCTCGACCCGAATCTTCCCACACCGACGACGAGCTCGATCGTCATGCTCTCCTCCGACTAGCGCCATGGTGCTCATTGACGACCCCAGTTGGCCGGCACACGGCACGCTGTGGGCCCATCTGGTGAGCGACGACAACCTCGCGGAGATGCACGCATTCGCCG
Protein-coding regions in this window:
- a CDS encoding cation diffusion facilitator family transporter — translated: MSSEGGKRAIIAALLANVGIAITKFIAWALSGSSAMLAEGVHSLADSGNQLLLLIGGRKAKRAPDREHPFGYGRERYVYAFIVAVVLFSVGGLFSIWEGISKIRDPHTLEMWWLPLAVLAIAIVLESLSLRTAIKESKPLKGKSTWLSFIRRSKSPELPVILLEDFAALTGLTFAFIGVGLTVITGNTFFDAAATILIGLLLIAVAVIIGLETKSLLVGEGATEEDVKKIQFALADAKEIDRIIHMKTLYLGPDEIMVAAKVSLPATTTMSEVSVIINMAERRVREAVPAARVIYIEPDVWLDPNLPTPTTSSIVMLSSD
- the proC gene encoding pyrroline-5-carboxylate reductase, encoding MTTQPETATLPRTAMIGVGSMGGAILAGLRSPDVRIALPITVTTNSAASAAEFDGASDVVAYAAETDPAANQTAVRDAELVMLAVKPWMIAGVAKEIAAEIAPGTIVVSVAAGVSCEQIEAELPGAQVVRAMPNTPSHLGRGVTGVAGGTSASAEAVETVRQLFETVGDVIVVREDQINDVAAVSGSGPAYLFLYVEEMTAAALRRGFTPEQARVLVNGTVSGSAELLVQSGEEPAQLRRNVTSPKGTTEQAVLVLQDANWGELFDRALAANVRRSEELQRGE
- a CDS encoding TrkH family potassium uptake protein; the encoded protein is MHTTPARFAILVFTSLVAIWTALLALPISSASGELTPLADALFTAVSAICVTGLSTIDMATHWSLFGEIVILLGIQIGGVGVLTIASLLGLTVTRRLGLRQRLLVASDTNPNRTARGASESQAVGLGDIGGLLSAVAISLLVIEAGLTLLITPRLMAEGMDFWHALWNGFYLAASAFTNTGFVPLAGGLEPYLGDYYLLTVLALGVFLGSIGFPVIFALYRYVIKGSEKRRHIGLHAKLTLATTLVFVVLGWLLITSLEWNNPATLGAEPVGRTLYDAWYMSIMTRSGGLGIIDPMEMNGSTRLVIDMLMFVGGGSASTAGGIKVTTIAVLFLAAYAEARGYQDMQAFGRRIPTEVLRVAVSVLIWGATIVLISTTAIMHIAGTTLDETLFEVISAFGTCGLSTGLSEALPDAGKYVLAATMWAGRVGTVTLAAAVAATSRSRLFRFPEERPIVG
- a CDS encoding potassium channel family protein, whose protein sequence is MVDIRSDAPVIVIGLGRFGASTAGQLDRQDREVLVVDSNAELVQKWSDRVTHAVQADARSMEALQQIGADEFQIAVVATGASIESSVLIAANLVDLGVPQIWAKAISHSHGKILERIGVNHVIYPEREAGERVAHLLSGAMLDFIQFDDNYVIAKMYPPRSVRGRTLRESGVRTRYRVTVVGVKTPGEPFTHATQDTMISRHDLIIVSGTAADVERFATIG